CATTTCTCATGATGTGTTAAAGACAAAATCTTACACTACCATTTCTCATGACGTGTTAAAAACAAAACCGTACACTACCATTTCTCATGACGTGTTTTAGACAAAACCTTACACTACCATTTCTCATGATGTGTTAAAGACAAAACCGTACACTACCATTTCTCATGATGTGTAAAAGACAAAACCTTGCACTACCATTTCTCACGAAgcattaaagactagactttcttacatcatagacagttgcttcttcaatgaAAACGGAACCATAATGGAAACATTCTTATATCTTGTAATCAGTCCTTTAtaacattattttgttaaacactattctgattccatgcacacgTATTCTGAAGCTGATATTAAAAACAAGCCGTCGTTCTTTATTGACCATATGTACGTTGTGTttgatcttccaacagtctgttggcaTTCCCATACGGACGAATTGTTTTTCTCTTATAGCTGACCTGTATTTGCTTTCTTACTAAGCaggatttattcaaaagcttcagtatgagaagaaaaattatGTTGCTGTGGCcctcaactcgacatttagctACATCGGTggcgttttatctatcaacactATTTACTTCCTCTCATGTGTTAATTAGATACGTACATGTGAATTCGAAATAGAAACATACAAAATCATTTATATCTGCttcaaatttgaatattttattctacATCGTCATTAACGGAAAACCAACAACCCaacttttatgacaaacgggatgacttcagcttttccatagtcaacttcccatatctatgtaacaatattacattatcacctcCATAATGGTGTTCATGTATCTCAATTTGACACGAGAGagtatgttctgcgtatggtttttaaattgagtaagttactgacaaatacgttgaCGTTACAGAGatttcagcagtctcgtttaaaagcAGTATTTCGCCAATTGTATggtcttatttgcaaatacattcTGGTATTGAATTGCAAACGTTGAATATCTGTTACTTACCCGTAGATGTCCTGTTACTGCTATTGGCTTGATGCATTAATGCTTTGGCGATTGGGCAGTTCTTACTAGATTGGAAGTGCCTTTCTATGACGTTATCAACTGATGTCCAATCCTGAAGACCGATACCACAATGAAAACACGAAGTCCTGTCACGGAATCCACGGTAGAATAGACCAGCCTCCGCAAATTCATTTGCAGTTTTGTTTGCAATGGGGAAAATTGAACCTGTTTTGGACGAATTGCCTTGATTAACAGCTGAAAAACTTTGAATTCTAGTATTGAGGTCTGATTGTTGAGGGTATCGTGGACCTGAAAAGTTCCAATTCAAATTTGATTCAACGTGATCAGATTTTACTTCATAATTATGGTTTTCGTTGTCGCattcattcatttcttcatTGCTTACACTAGGATATGTTTCCTCGTTTTCCGTTGCAGTTTCATCGATTTTTGGTTCTGCATTATTTGCTCTTTCATATATTATTTCTTCACTTGGACTATATCTTGAGTGTTTCATCTGACTATCAGGTAGTCCAAGATCAATTCCATTTACATGCGATGGGAATGAGGCATGTACAATTTCGTCATGAAAAGGTATCTGTCCCATATCCTTCCCCAGAAGAAATGAACATGTTGGTGACAACCTTTTGTGAATAGAAAGGGGGTCATCGCTTTTCTTCCATTCAGAAAAGACTACACAACAACAAAATGTCTTAGCTTCTCTTCCGTATCCTGTTGCATACCATCCCGATTTTGCCAAAAGTATACCACTCGGTACATCTGGAAAACTGTAGTTGCCAAATGAACTAAAGCGATGAAATTCGAATTTCATTATCTCATAATCATCACATGGTGTTCCCCTCAAGAGtttttcaaaactttcattTATACTACCTCTGACAGGAAACAATAATATTGTTTGTAAATCAAATGCCCTTAATGAAAACAACGCATCATTTAACCATTTCTCCTCACGGTCTTTCCCTGCAATAACCTCTCCTATCACGTCTTTGAATGCTTCTAAACTTTTCGGCTCCTCCTTCCTTGTGTGATTTTCGATAATATGAAATTCTGTCaatgtcttttcaaaatatctaaGATGGTTCCCTCTAAGACTGTCTCCGTAACACGTGCATTTCAGAGAATCCTTGTGGACATTTTCCGGTGACGAGTAACCCGTACGTTCCTCTTTATCATTATCTGTGTTCTCGTTATGGTTTTGAAATATGGTGTAATTTGGTATACATTCCCACACTACTGACAATATATCCACTCCTTTTTGCAGTATACTTTGTATAAGAATTTGTTGCAAAAGGGATTTTTGTACATACCAGGAAGTTACTGTGTTGCAAAATTGCAACCTTTTTATAAAAGCATAGTCATCTTGGTGAAATAAGGGAAGGATTTTGTGTTGCCATGACTCTTCTTTGGTTTTCATTGAAGTATTGATATGCATCTCATACAGTATGAATTGACCTAATAGTTTATCTACTCGGCCTTCACCACTAACTGTAGATCTGCTTTCCTGAGCAGCTCAATCACTTGTGCATTAATATGCGGTTAGATAACTTCCTTGTGTGATATTTAATTCTCGTTGGAAATCTAAAATGTATGGTAAGAGGAATGCAACTGAGCTTACACAACATATAAAGTGTGTAGGAACGGGAATCGATACGCCGTTAAACCCTGCACATATAGGACACAAAATGGTAGCTAGGCTGCATTTAAATCGAAAGTACGAGGCAGAAATTAAATTACCTGCTGGACgattatatattatacatgtatacaaaaaacattttcagattaaaaatatgatttttgatTTAAGAAAGTCTTTTGTGAATCATTTATAGATATCAGAAAACTCACGTAGATCTAGAACTGTAACTGCCATTACAAACTGGCGCAGGAGGAACAACAATACATCTGTACGTGTAgtctatttatatacatgtgtactttGTACATGCGTAAATATTGCGACTAAATAAAGACAGAGAAAACACGGAGAATGTTATCAGCAGATATCACATTGAATGcattatacaaaattaaagTCAGTGCTATTTTTAGGGAATGTTTATGCTTATACAACGTACGATACACTGCATTTAGTAGATATAGGAACAGTcgttatatctatatatagaatGATTAGTCATGATTGTTTTTTTCTGACACCTGTCACGCTCTTTTAGATTAGGGTTTGTTTTGGTTTTGGTTTGATAAAGATGAGAAGCGTTTATAGACGTTTATGATAAACAGATTACCTAGCTTTTATTCATGAAGATGAAAGCAGATATCAGTAACAGCAAACCGGAAACCACTTACATAAATCCGAAATATTCAATGGAGTATAAATAATTCACATAAAAGGTGCGTCGAAagaatgtattttaaattatctAAAAGGAGTGCATGTGTATATTTACCTAACGTTCGCATACTTTGCTGGTCATCGACATATTTTCGCATTTGACAGGAGTAGATGAACATGCCCGTAATTCTTTTAAAACgtaaattgttcaaaataattTAACCAGAGTATAGTATACCAAAAAGGATTACGCATGATTCATGAAAAAAACACTGCTAGAAATGTCGGTAAAATCAATTCAGTATTACACTGTTTGAACATGGGGATAAGAACTACTGTAATGACATAACGATTTGATATTATAAACTATAAAGGCGTGTTTTCTGTGTGAATAGTGGGTAGTGTGAGGCATTGTAGATTTATTCTATTTTCTAAAATGTATTCTGGGCTGTAAATTCAACACGTACGTcaatgtaatttttgcaacAAGTTAGAATTAGATTAGGATTAATATGTCGTTTCTCAAGTCCTGAAGTGTTATAGGAACGAGGCGAATTCATACAATTTTTGAGGAAGCAAAACAGAATTGCAATGCCAATTAGAAATTAGGAATATATTGCCCCTATGAAAATTGCCCAAGTGTTATGTATTTTCTACTTTCCTTACAATGTTGTGCGAAACCAAAATTCACTTTGATAAAGAGGGTGAAATATCTGGGGGTGGAGAAATGTATTACAAAGTAATTTGATAGCGTTATTTTGCATGTCGCAATGTAAATCTGATAGGATTAGCTGTCTACAACAGGTTACAGTCGCAATGTAAATCTGATAGAATTAGCTGTCTAAAACAGGTTACAGTCGCAATGTAAATCTGATAGGATTAGCTGTCTAAAACAGGTTACAATATCTACGTATCTGTTGTTCCGATTAAATTTGCCTTCTAATTGAAAGGGCAAAGGATAAAAAATACTCGCCATTGCGTGGTGACTTTGACTCCCCAGACATTTAGTGGGACAGCTAGTAACTAGATCAACCTTATCATTTTATACCCTTATTTTACAATAAGAACCACATTATATCATGATATTCAAATTAGGCAGTCTCTGACATCTGGTCCGtatttgcctaactatctattttgtattgcttataggaggtatgaaattgatcactgttcgttatcttcacctttcatctgaaAGCTCGATCCCCCGAATCTAACATCccaaagcccccccccccccccccgaatatgACATCtcaacccccccacccccccccccccccccaacacataCACCCCAAATATGACATATCTAAGCTCCCTCGAATCTGATTTCCATGGAATACCACAGTAAGATGTGTACATATAGATTTGGACCATATGTTTTTCTTATTATTTCCCGTTGCATCTTAGAGCCTTTCGAATGATCTTCTTAcgaaatgatatttttatacaatacgtaaaaattatttatatgctTACACGTGTAATTCCATTATCTTGGATTCCTAAAACAATTACGCGCATGTGCATAGTAGGACTACACTTATCACGACAGCGAAACCCACTCGGAAGGGCATAACATTTTCTTCTTACAGCTACATTTGTAAACAAGGTTTTATCGCTTTTGTCACAAACTCAGTGGGCACATGAGTTTCATGGATGCCATAGTTCTGCCAAGCTGCAGAACCGTAgatctctgagaaaatattgggacagatcagagagctacagattaaaaaccttcaatttatGACACAGGAAAaaatgcgcacggttgaggccttgtATCGCTGCATTCTTGCATCGCTGTCTCATGAatctgatatttaaaaaaatccctaACATATTTCCCCGCTATATGTGTGTCCAAATATACCTTTAATCGTTATAAGGAGAACGTAATTTGTATGAATTTGTTTCAGGACCtttgtttgtattatatacaatgaatACGTTCAAAGCATAcctttaaatattcattcaagCCCCATACAAcctgaaaactcacagcttAAAAAAATTGGTTTGTTATCGTAGCCATTTTAGGTAGTGTGTGAACGAACCACATTCCAGTCCTCCCCAATTCCTGTCGGTCTGAACGCCAGAGTGTATATCCCCTGTACACGTACTATACATTAAAGGAAGAAGACGATAAAATTGATGAGTGATCGTTCTTTTGTCGACCAGCGGTATGCATTGAAATGTCGACAAGAAGGCATTGtttaaataagatatttaatCAGATTTATAgttattcattatttattttcactttgaTTTAAAATAATTGACGATGAATATCGCCAATTTCGATATTtgtctgaaatatttttatccCTGAATATTCATGAAGGTACTCCTACGCTCTCACACAATTTAGGTGATTACATAAATGTGGAAGCGGATCTTTCTATGGGCAATCTACACAACTTTTTTTTGCGTCTCGCTGGATGAAAGAATTCAACaaactacatatgtacatgtatacattaggCAACTCGGAATATCTTATGCACATGTATAGTGCTTATTACATGAtcactaattttatttttcggCTAGTTGATTAGttgaatttcaatttattttttccGGAATTTGAGTATGGTTTGTGTTTGTCAATCATTATGTGCAATGCTTCTAGAGCATATCTGCGTTTAAAATGCATTCTGGTGAATTATGCCTCTCATATTTATGTTCTATTTACGGGTTAGTAAAATTGTtaaaaagtcaacatttcgcaaattctatgatcgttataataataataatcttatttgcaaatacaacctgtctttAGGTCGAATGCAGTCTGATGTGTTTCACACCAATGGTAGATAGAAGTGAGTTGCGTTCCCCTGTTTCCCGCTAGGCGGCGATACTTGTCCCGGTACAAGAACATCTTGTTTACATTGGATGCGAGATAACGGTGTTAAGTTTCTCTATATTTCCAATTGGTGCAGTGGTCTTTGTaaaagaactacatgtatggtTTAATGAGTTTAGAAATTCAGTTTAAAAACGaattaagaaaaagaaatgCGAGAATTTCAGGCGAAAGAGAGAAACTTGTCAAAGGTAATTCGATACTCGATTTAACCGCATgttacgagggcgagtcaataagtaaccagccttaCTTATTTCcagttgagatccacctcttctttttcgtaGTAATTGCCTTTTAGTGTGATGCAATTAGACCAACGGTGTccaagtgccatcagcccaaaactgaaaaagtcagggtcctttccattgacatacTCCTCAACTACCGtcacgacttcttcgtcagaccgaAACTAGCATCCAcagatatcctttttcaagtttggtaaTAGAAAGAAGTTGTTACCTGGGTCCGATCCACGTGGCTGCAGTGTTGAcgtgtattatttatatataaagcgCAAAGGTTTAGGAATAAGAGGCTTTGCAGGAATAACTGAAAAgtattattttgaatttgtcTACCCTTTAACATAAGTTGTCTACCCTTTAACATAAGTTGTCTACTCTTTAACATAAGTTGTCTACCCTTTAACATAAGTTGTCTACCCTTAAACATAAGTTGTCTACCCTTCAACATAAGTCGTCTACCCTTTAACATAAGCTATCTACCCTTAAACATAAGTTGTATATCCTTTAACATAAATTGTCTACCCTTAAACATAAGTTGTCTTCCCTTTAACATAAGTTGTCTACCCTTTAACATAAGTTATCTACACTTAAACATAAGTTGTCTACCCTTAAACAGAAGAAAACTTTGTAATTCCCGATGCCGCCATTTTTTTATTCCATGCGAtataaggtatcacaccggtaattgtccaatcaaaatgaacttagtcaattatagttccatatatttaaagaaatatttttttccttgcgcgatttttctcatttcctcttcttcttttctcttaatttttgcacGCCTGATTAGgatattttgtgtaatttgtagaaataaccaagtgtatacaaaggaactatttgctgttggtagctgaggctacttcctgaggtgtactccggctgtttacacacatgtgaaaaacacgtggatttgagggtagtcttgtttgcgggtaatttattttcgaaaatgccgcgtaggatggtgtttttctggtgtcggcagacgagataggtaacatagaatgtttctgactgcgttattctgCATCAATTCTGTGATACCATAACTTGAGTTCAAGACAATTATAAATCCGTTCTATTGCAAATTCGTTTGCGCATGTGCATGGCGTGCATTTAAATGAACCCGAGTTaacttgggtttttttttttcaatcgaAGTAGGCTTGAATGTATTTAGAGTGTGCGAACGGGATTTTGGGAAGAGAACCAGACCAAACAGGCCAACGAAACGCAATCAACAATACTCCACGCCATGGCGCTATTAACAGACCAGAAACAACCACCCCAAAACAcatcataaattacatgtacatagcatTACAACGTTGCCAGTGATGTTAGAGAAATTGGGGAGGAGGAGGGTGGGAA
Above is a genomic segment from Ostrea edulis chromosome 3, xbOstEdul1.1, whole genome shotgun sequence containing:
- the LOC125674553 gene encoding baculoviral IAP repeat-containing protein 2-like — encoded protein: MHINTSMKTKEESWQHKILPLFHQDDYAFIKRLQFCNTVTSWYVQKSLLQQILIQSILQKGVDILSVVWECIPNYTIFQNHNENTDNDKEERTGYSSPENVHKDSLKCTCYGDSLRGNHLRYFEKTLTEFHIIENHTRKEEPKSLEAFKDVIGEVIAGKDREEKWLNDALFSLRAFDLQTILLFPVRGSINESFEKLLRGTPCDDYEIMKFEFHRFSSFGNYSFPDVPSGILLAKSGWYATGYGREAKTFCCCVVFSEWKKSDDPLSIHKRLSPTCSFLLGKDMGQIPFHDEIVHASFPSHVNGIDLGLPDSQMKHSRYSPSEEIIYERANNAEPKIDETATENEETYPSVSNEEMNECDNENHNYEVKSDHVESNLNWNFSGPRYPQQSDLNTRIQSFSAVNQGNSSKTGSIFPIANKTANEFAEAGLFYRGFRDRTSCFHCGIGLQDWTSVDNVIERHFQSSKNCPIAKALMHQANSSNRTSTVGDVIVSSDNRNTETDIICAELMDMGFSSESVKQGIESLNRRGLSCSKETIINEILDNRGTLSLNPISGDGYHTLDDRDVDPTMQSQDVETNQIYSQNTERVSLSDNPTEGASLKPILNQQSDEELRQRVTCKVCLSKEVGILFLPCSHLVVCTDCSKRLRKCPLCRRHIKTKQPMFW